TACTCAATCATCCcgtcatcatccatctctttcctttcctctgcCTCCACCTCTACCCCCAATCCTCACCTCCATCAAGGAAacatctcaatcaaatcattcaaatacTCCACAACCTCAATATCCTTCCTCAAAACCTCATCATTTACCTTCTCAAAACATCCCGTCTTCTTATACAACTCCAATTGCTGTTCGATGAAGCTTCTATCTTGAGAATTCTGTCATCATTAGCTGtaattcccatctccaatttCACAATGACACCACTTCCTCGTGATCAATTCTCCAACACCCCAAAAGCCCATACGATATGAACACTTCCAGGATAAAAAGAACGAATGATCAAGCAACCCAAAGAAAATCAACCAACTTACACTCCTTCTACTAGCCCACAGCCCCTGCAACCATTCCACTCCCTTCTGAACCGCGCTCCCCCTCGCCCACCTCCACACCATCTGACGTTCCTGAACCTGATACAGAAACCATGTTGTTTCCCTCAGTAAGTCATCAAAATCTGTCTTCACCTGAGTACAATTGACTTCTCCCTATTTCCTATCAACAAAGATCTCTTTATGGCACAGACGCAGGAAGACAACATACCTTTGTATCCTCGAAAGACGCAAATGCAGAGGAcgagagagaggaggaggaagaagaagaagaagaagaagaagaagaagaagaagaagaagaagaaggagaagaagaagaaatcaaaagaggTTTCTCCAACTCAATCAAGAGATCCTCGCAGAGCATATGCAGAGCCGCCGCTACCGTCTGTGAGGAATGAGGGGTTAGTCATTATTAGTTTATTTGCCTTCTTTGATCACCATAtcgcatcatcttcattccatTGCTATCATCACTCCATCCCGTTCACAATGTCTCAGCAATTCAAcccccttttcccttttatGTCTCCTGATAACCATCACAGTATCATCCACCAACCCCAGGGCCCCACAAACAAAGAATGTAAGAAAGCAAACTCACATCCTCAATCTCGTCTCGATCTGCATCCCCATTCCCAGCACTCATAATCACCTGTCCTCCCTTCTCATTTCCCTCTCCCCACCCCTCCactcctctccttcccccATCAAcccccatcctcatctccaccACATTCCcgcctccacctccacccccCTCACCCCATCCcactctctccctcccctccctcgtAACCTCCGTAATCCCCCTCACACTCTCCAACGTGATTTTCCCCCAAACATCTCCCACGCCCATCCCTAAAACCAAATACCCCAGCACTACTCCCTTGCATCTTTCCACAACCCCGACGTTGGATCGTTTGCGCGATGAAAACATCATCTTTATCACGTTGCTTGTGTAATTAGAGATTAGATGTAAGTGAGATGACAATAATCAATGTACGAAGTTCAAACATGCAGTTACAATTGTCGCAATGTAGTGTTCAAAAGAATACAATCATGTGTTGTTTGTTGCAGGTTTTAGTTGCCACGAGGTTGCATAAGTTACAAAACATTACCATAGCTGGTCATAAATGTCTTAGCCAATCATTTCCCAACTCGAAATACACATTCATGGTCACAAAAAGCAAACACAAGTACAAAAGTAGATCAATatgaatctttttaattaattgacTATGGTATCAATGCCTAACGTGAATAAGCAGTTGCTGCGATTCAGCCTACCCATCAGCCTAGAgatccaccaccaccatcatttTAAGCCCCAACGAGCCATCCAACAATCACCCATCTTCGTGTTCGTACACCTGCAACCTTCTAACCAGCTAAAAGCTTCATCTTATTCATCTCACTCTCGACTTACTACACAACTCCCCCACCCTCATCAAAAAAGAGAACACGGCAAACCGCAAACCGTGCGACATCATCAGTTGCTGGCATTAAACCAACCACATCCCGAACGGTGTTACGTCGTCGCTATTAATATGACAAACAGGATTTAAAACAAAACTTAATAAGAGAAAATAGTCTCGGTCGATGCTACCCCCTAAAACGTAGAAGGGATATAATAGATGGCACATCGAAGCGAATGTCAAGTAAAACAACCCATGAAGTGCTCCGATACTACCGTATCTTCGACACCCCTTTCGAAGAAAAACAATGGTTCTATAGCAAAAAAAGGTTGCAAGACCGAAAGTGACTGTGCAAGAAGATGTTGGTATTGGAAAAATGAGACCCCGGTTTTGTAATTAACGCCATGCTGAATTAAGAAGATTTCTGTAGTCGATATAGGTCAACTGCAATTGGGTATTCCATGATTATATCAGACCACACAAGCGGAGGTTTTCTTGTATGATAATGTCTAGAATAAGTTAGCAACGGTACAGGACACTAGGGAGTTATGAAGCTTACCATTGACAGCCGCCATAACGAATCTAATTTGCGTAGTGTCGGTAGCGCAAGTGAAATGGGTGTAGATTTGTTTGGTCTCGTGCTGGTTGAGACTGACGAATCTGTTCAGGATGTAGTCACATGCGAGGGCGTAATCATCTCCACCTTCATAGTCTGGGAAGTAGTTCTTCATAGGACTAACGGGAAGCTTCTCCTTGAATCTATCGATCTTGTTCAAGAACAAGATAATTGAGGTCTTGATAAACCATCTTGAATTGCAAATCGAGTCGAAAAGTGTGAGTGCTTCTTGCATACGGTTGACAGTTTCATCTTCGAAAAGTAATTGATCGTACTCGGAGATAGCGACCAAGAAGAGGATTGTAGTGACATTCTCAAAGCAATGGATCCACTTCTTTCGCTCGGAACGTTGTCCTCCAACATCGAACATGCGGTAGGTGAGGTCTCCAATGATGAAGGTTGTTTCGGTGATACCCGTGGTCTTGACACGGGAGCGAAGGACATCTTGATCGTTTGGCATGTAATCATGCTGAGCGATTCTCTCGATGTTATCAAAGTAGCTAGACAAAGAGTGTTAGGATCAGCTTTGTTCACAAGAAATTTCGACAGGTTTTCCGAAATGTATCCACAATCAAATA
The Botrytis cinerea B05.10 chromosome 5, complete sequence DNA segment above includes these coding regions:
- the Bcg1 gene encoding Bcg1 — translated: MGCGMSTEEKEGKARNEEIENQLKRDKMLQRNEIKMLLLGAGESGKSTILKQMKLIHEGGYSRDERESFKEIIFSNTVQSMRVILEAMESLELPLDDQRAEYHVQTIFMQPQQIEGDNLPPEVGSAIAALWKDAGVQDCFKRSREYQLNDSARYYFDNIERIAQHDYMPNDQDVLRSRVKTTGITETTFIIGDLTYRMFDVGGQRSERKKWIHCFENVTTILFLVAISEYDQLLFEDETVNRMQEALTLFDSICNSRWFIKTSIILFLNKIDRFKEKLPVSPMKNYFPDYEGGDDYALACDYILNRFVSLNQHETKQIYTHFTCATDTTQIRFVMAAVNDIIIQENLRLCGLI